The Cellulophaga lytica DSM 7489 nucleotide sequence TAACACTTGGGTACACAATTAATAAAAATGGAGAATTAAAAGGTATTCCTAAAACCCGTATTTACCTAACAGCAGAAAAACCATTAACCATATTTGGTTATAACGGGTTTAACCCTGAGGTTGCTAATGGTATAGATAACCAAACATATCCTATCCCTGCAGTTTATACAATGGGAGTTAACATTAAAATATAAGACTTATGAAACTGTATAAAAAACATATATCACCTCTACTTATACTAGCATTTATTGCATCAGTATTTGTTGGGTGTTCAGACAAGTTAGATGAGCCACAGGAAAACAACAACTTTGCTGGTGGTACAGATTTTACAAAAACCGAGGATATGATATTGTCTATCATTGGTGTTTACGATGCTTTTCAATCTCGTGGATGGGAACAACCTTTATTAATTTCTGTTCGTGGAGACGATGTTAATGCTGGTGGTTTAGGTGACCAACAAGATTTTGCTGAAACTGACCTTTTTAATTATAACAAAGATTATTGGATGTACAATTCTCTTTGGGAAAACGTATATGTAGATGTTATTACAGCACATACAGCTATGGAACAAATAGCACGTTACCAGGAGTTTGCAGATGCAGACGGTATTGATAAAGGAAACCAATACATTGCAGAAGCTAAAGTTTTAAGAGGAATGATGTTGTTTCAAATTTCTCAGGTTTGGGGAGATATTTTTATTCCAGAATCTTCAGACACTGGCGCCCTTTTAAACGTTACAGAGTTACCTACTAAGGATGAGGTTATGCAACATATATCTAACCAGATGGATGAAGCAATTTCATTTTTACCAGACGCAAGACCTAATGAGCGTATAGATATCCCTGGAGGGGTTACAAAATATACTGCTTTAGCTATAAAAGCATTGGCTAACCAAGAACTTAAAAATTACCAAGAAGTTGCTGCTGCAACCGGACAAATAATTAACTCTGGTAAGTTTAGTTTATTTACAGATTATTATGAGCTTTTTAAAACTCCTGGTAAATTAAGTGATGAGAGTATTTTAGATTTACAATATTCAGATTTTGGACAAGGTGAAGGTGATAGAGAAGGACATTTGTTTGCTCCTTATGGCCCGCAAAACTGGACTCCGGCTGTTACTGGTGCTGCATCTGGCTGGGGTTTTTATGAGCCTAGCTTAAAATTTATAAAATTTATGTTAGACCGTGGAGAAGCTGTGCGTTTAGAAACTAGCGTACTATTTACAGATCGCGGTATTGCAGAGCTTCAAACAGATCCAAATTACGCTACTCTACCAAGTTTTGTAAAAAACACAACCAGAGATGGTGATGTTATAAACGACTATTCTAGAGCCCTATTTTCTAGTGGTAAACACTATTTGCCATCAAACCAATTAATAGAAGGCAGAACAGAATACGGTAGTAACAAAAACTACAATGTTATACGTTATGCAGAAATTTTATTAATGTATGCAGAAGCCATTACACAAGGAGCAACAGCAACATCTATAACTGCAGATAATGCTGTAAACTTGGTAAGAGAAAGAGCTGGTATGCCATCTCTTACTGGTGTAACATTAGACAATGTAATAGATGAAAAATTTGCCGAACTGGGTATGGAATGGGGCAAGCGCTATTACGATATGGTTAGACTAGGCAGATTTAGCGAGCTAAACTATGACGGAAGAACATTTTCTGAAGACAAGGTTTACCTTCCTTACCCACAACCACAGGTAGACCAATTTCCAATTTTAGGAAACTCATCAAACTAAAAAACTAAACGCTATGAAAAATTTAAAATATACAATAACCTGTTTGGTTTCTGCATTATTTTTCTATTCTTGTGACCAAGGTATAGATAACATAACGCAAGTAGCTGCAGGTGCAGATGAAACTGCGCCAGAAGTTAAAATAAATTATCCTACAGAAGGCACAAAAATTAAAGTACTAGACATTGTTACTTCTATTGTAATAGATTTTGAAGTTACTGATGATATAGAAGTTGCCTCTATAAATGTTGCCATAGATAATAATACAATACAATCTTTTACAAGTTTTAAAGACTATAGACGTGTTTTAATAGATGATTTAGTTTTTGATAATTTAGTTGATGGCACACATAAACTAACAATTACCGCAACAGATTTAGAAGGTAAAACCACTGAAGCCTCTGTAAACTTTGAAAAAGAACCTGCCTATACACCATTGTTTGCCGGAGAAACCTTATATATGCCTTTTGATGGTGATTATATAGATCTTATTGGCTTACAAGCAGCAACTAAAGTTGGTAACCCTAATTTTGCTGGAGAAAGTGTTGTTGGCACCAATGCATATGCAGGCGCTACAGATGCATATTTAGAATATCCTACAGACG carries:
- a CDS encoding RagB/SusD family nutrient uptake outer membrane protein, which gives rise to MKLYKKHISPLLILAFIASVFVGCSDKLDEPQENNNFAGGTDFTKTEDMILSIIGVYDAFQSRGWEQPLLISVRGDDVNAGGLGDQQDFAETDLFNYNKDYWMYNSLWENVYVDVITAHTAMEQIARYQEFADADGIDKGNQYIAEAKVLRGMMLFQISQVWGDIFIPESSDTGALLNVTELPTKDEVMQHISNQMDEAISFLPDARPNERIDIPGGVTKYTALAIKALANQELKNYQEVAAATGQIINSGKFSLFTDYYELFKTPGKLSDESILDLQYSDFGQGEGDREGHLFAPYGPQNWTPAVTGAASGWGFYEPSLKFIKFMLDRGEAVRLETSVLFTDRGIAELQTDPNYATLPSFVKNTTRDGDVINDYSRALFSSGKHYLPSNQLIEGRTEYGSNKNYNVIRYAEILLMYAEAITQGATATSITADNAVNLVRERAGMPSLTGVTLDNVIDEKFAELGMEWGKRYYDMVRLGRFSELNYDGRTFSEDKVYLPYPQPQVDQFPILGNSSN